A genomic segment from Canis aureus isolate CA01 chromosome 4, VMU_Caureus_v.1.0, whole genome shotgun sequence encodes:
- the UBLCP1 gene encoding ubiquitin-like domain-containing CTD phosphatase 1 isoform X2, with product MALPIIVKWGGQEYSVTTLSEDDTVLDLKQFLKTLTGVLPERQKLLGLKVKGKPAENDVKLGALKLKPNTKIMMMGTREESLEDVLGPPPDNDDVVNDFDIEDEVVEVENREENLLKISRRVKEYKVEILNPPREGKKLLVLDVDYTLFDHRSCAETGVELMRPYLHEFLTSAYEDYDIVIWSATNMKWIEAKMKVKPLGVIWGKFSEFYSKKNTIMFDDIGRNFLMNPQNGLKIRPFMKAHLNRDKDKELLKLTQYLKEIAKLDDFLDLNHKYWERYLSKKQGQ from the exons ATGGCTCTTCCTATCATTGTAAAATGGGGTGGACAGGAATATTCAGTGACCACACTTTCAGAAGATGATACCGTGCTAGATCTCAAACAGTTTCTTAAGACTCTTACAGGAGTGCTACCAGAACGCCAAAAGTTACTTGGACTCAAAGTTAAAG GCAAACCTGCAGAAAATGATGTTAAGCTTGGAGCTCTCAAACTGAAACCAAATACTAAAATCATGATGATGGGAACTCGTGAGGAGAGCTTG GAAGATGTCTTAGGTCCACCTCCTGACAATGATGATGTTGTCAACGACTTTGATATTGAAGATGAAGTAGTTGAAGTAGAAAATAG ggAAGAAAACCTACTGAAAATTTCTCGTAGAGTGAAAGAGTATAAAGTGGAAATTTTGAATCCTCCCAGGGAAGGGAAAAAGCTTTTGGTACTAGATGTTGATTATACATTATTTG ACCATAGGTCTTGTGCAGAGACTGGAGTAGAATTAATGCGGCCATATCTTCACGAATTCCTAACATCTGCATATGAGGATTATGACATTGTTATTTGGT CTGCAACAAATATGAAGTGGATTGAAGCTAAAATGAAA GTAAAGCCTCTTGGTGTTATATGGGGAAAGTTTTCAGAGTTTTACAGCAAAAAAAACACTATAATGTTTGATGACATAGGAAGAAATTTTCTAATGAACCCACAGAATGGACTAAAG ATAAGGCCTTTTATGAAAGCTCACCTAAATCGAGATAAagacaaagaacttttaaaactaacTCAGTACCTCAAGGAGATAGCAAAATTAGATGACTTTTTGGACCTAAATCACAAATATTGGGAAAG gTATCTGTCAAAGAAGCAAGGACAGTAG
- the UBLCP1 gene encoding ubiquitin-like domain-containing CTD phosphatase 1 isoform X1 has product MALPIIVKWGGQEYSVTTLSEDDTVLDLKQFLKTLTGVLPERQKLLGLKVKGKPAENDVKLGALKLKPNTKIMMMGTREESLEDVLGPPPDNDDVVNDFDIEDEVVEVENREENLLKISRRVKEYKVEILNPPREGKKLLVLDVDYTLFDHRSCAETGVELMRPYLHEFLTSAYEDYDIVIWSATNMKWIEAKMKELGVSTNANYKITFMLDSAAMITVHTPRRGLIDVKPLGVIWGKFSEFYSKKNTIMFDDIGRNFLMNPQNGLKIRPFMKAHLNRDKDKELLKLTQYLKEIAKLDDFLDLNHKYWERYLSKKQGQ; this is encoded by the exons ATGGCTCTTCCTATCATTGTAAAATGGGGTGGACAGGAATATTCAGTGACCACACTTTCAGAAGATGATACCGTGCTAGATCTCAAACAGTTTCTTAAGACTCTTACAGGAGTGCTACCAGAACGCCAAAAGTTACTTGGACTCAAAGTTAAAG GCAAACCTGCAGAAAATGATGTTAAGCTTGGAGCTCTCAAACTGAAACCAAATACTAAAATCATGATGATGGGAACTCGTGAGGAGAGCTTG GAAGATGTCTTAGGTCCACCTCCTGACAATGATGATGTTGTCAACGACTTTGATATTGAAGATGAAGTAGTTGAAGTAGAAAATAG ggAAGAAAACCTACTGAAAATTTCTCGTAGAGTGAAAGAGTATAAAGTGGAAATTTTGAATCCTCCCAGGGAAGGGAAAAAGCTTTTGGTACTAGATGTTGATTATACATTATTTG ACCATAGGTCTTGTGCAGAGACTGGAGTAGAATTAATGCGGCCATATCTTCACGAATTCCTAACATCTGCATATGAGGATTATGACATTGTTATTTGGT CTGCAACAAATATGAAGTGGATTGAAGCTAAAATGAAA GAGCTAGGAGTGAGCACAAATGCAAATTATAAGATTACCTTCATGTTGGACAGTGCTGCTATGATAACAGTGCACACTCCAAGGAGAGGATTAATAGAC GTAAAGCCTCTTGGTGTTATATGGGGAAAGTTTTCAGAGTTTTACAGCAAAAAAAACACTATAATGTTTGATGACATAGGAAGAAATTTTCTAATGAACCCACAGAATGGACTAAAG ATAAGGCCTTTTATGAAAGCTCACCTAAATCGAGATAAagacaaagaacttttaaaactaacTCAGTACCTCAAGGAGATAGCAAAATTAGATGACTTTTTGGACCTAAATCACAAATATTGGGAAAG gTATCTGTCAAAGAAGCAAGGACAGTAG